The Acidimicrobiales bacterium genome segment GGAGAAGCGCCCCCCCACCTTCACCGGCGAGTAATGCCGCGGCGGCGGCCCCCGCCGAAGTTGCGTAGGAATCGCGCCGAAAACCGCGCCGTTCCGTACGCAACTTCGGGTCAGTCGCGGCGTCGGCGGCGGAGCCGGGGCTTGCGGAAGATGCGGCGCCAGATGGGCGGCCGGTGCATCGCCGCCTCACGACGTTGCAGCTCCTCTTCGAGGATGGAGGGGCCGACGGCGTTGATGATCTCCTCGGCCTGGTCGAGCAGCGCGGCGGTCTGCTCGTCGAGCCGGGGAGGGTCGGCCGGCGCGGCCTTGCGGGCCAGGCTGCCCTGCGTCCATCCGGCGTCGAAGCCCCGCCGTTCGAACTTGGGGCATTCCGCCGGGCAGCGCCACGGTGCTTCCGGTGCCAAGTCGAGCCGGCACATGTGCACGGTGTCTCCGGACTTGTACGTCCGCGTCTCGTAATGCCGGCAGTCGTGGCGCATGGGCACGACCCCCATGCTACGGCCGACGCGATCCGTAATCTCCAAAAGGATCGTCGCGTTCGCGCACCGCTTCGCGAAACCCGACTTCCTGCGCCTTGGCCACGAAATCGAGCCCCTCTTTGGTGTGGCGGGCGATGCCGTCGAACAAGGTGCCGATCATGCGGCTCGACGCCATGCCCATGTTCTCCGCCGTCTGGTTACACAGCAGCTTGAGCATCACGAGCTGCGTGGTGGGCACCTGCGCCATGCGCCGGGCGAAGGCCATGGCGTGGTCCTGCAACTGGTCGTCGGGCACCGTCTCGAGGATCAGCCCGGCCGCCGCAGCCTCGGGGGCGGGGATCTCGTCGCCGGTGAGCAGGTAGCGCTTGGCCTTCTCCAACCCCAGCCGGTACACCCACATGGCCGTGGTCGGCGTGCCCCACACCCGCGACGGCGGGTAGCCGAAGGAGGCGCCCTCGCCTGCGATCACGATGTCGGCGCACAGCACCATGTCGGTGCCGCCCGCGATGCACCAGCCCTGCACGGCGGCGATGGTCGGCTTCGAGCAGTACCAGAGCTTCATGTAGGTGTCGACGAAGCGCCCGATCATCCGGTAGTCGCGCACCGAGTCCCAGTGCTGCTCGCCCGCCTGGGCCTCGGTCGACCAGTCGAGCCCGTAGCCGGCGCAGAAGGCCGGTCCTTCGGCGCGCAGCAGGATGACCCGCACCTCGTCGTCGGCGTCGGCCTCGTCGATCGCTGCCGCCAACTCGTCACGCAGGGCGGGCGTGATGGTGTTGTACTCGGCTGCCCGGGTCAGGACGATCGATCGAA includes the following:
- a CDS encoding crotonase/enoyl-CoA hydratase family protein; the protein is MPTTLRTETDAGVRSIVLTRAAEYNTITPALRDELAAAIDEADADDEVRVILLRAEGPAFCAGYGLDWSTEAQAGEQHWDSVRDYRMIGRFVDTYMKLWYCSKPTIAAVQGWCIAGGTDMVLCADIVIAGEGASFGYPPSRVWGTPTTAMWVYRLGLEKAKRYLLTGDEIPAPEAAAAGLILETVPDDQLQDHAMAFARRMAQVPTTQLVMLKLLCNQTAENMGMASSRMIGTLFDGIARHTKEGLDFVAKAQEVGFREAVRERDDPFGDYGSRRP